The Bacteroidota bacterium DNA segment GGAAATAGATTAAAACTAATAGAAGATATTTCTATTGCCACAAATCAACAATCACCAGTAACAGAAGCAGACAGACGAGCAAATGACAAAGTTCAAGTTGAGTTACAACGAGCAATTTTTAAAGAGTTCGGATTGTATTATGAAAGAAAACGAGGAGAATACGAAGATGGGCTGCGAAAAGGATATATTGACAGTGATGAAATTATTGATCGTGAGTTATTTTTGAGAATTTGTTTATCAGCACAAAATAATCCATCAGTAGCCAGACGCAGTGGACAAGGAAAATTATTTAATAAAAACACCTTTGATGATATCTTACCTAATATTTCCGCCTACAGAAAATATGTATTCGTCTATAAAACTTATGAAAAAATTCCTCAAATCTCTGGTTCTTTCGGCAATGCTGTTAGCTACAGAAGATACGCTGTTACTTCTGTTATTGCAAATAAATTTACTGACGATATAAAAGCCGAAACATTTGATGAAGTGATTGAACGCAATTTAAAGATGGTATTAAACAAATGGTTGGACTTTGAGAGTTTTGCAAGAAACCAAAAACACAATGAAGGTTTCTTTACAAGTATTTTTGATAGCACAACGGGACAAAGAATTGTTGAGGCAAATTGGAATGGTTACTATAAGGGAGGTTCGCTAATAGGAGACCTCAATTCATTTTTCAAGCTCGGACTCTAGGAAAATGAATAACAGTATTCCATCCGCCATAAGTAAGGCATCGTATAGTGCCAGCCTAATCTCGACATACACTGAAACAAGTTCAGGGATTGCGTCGGAACAAGCTATGAATCCGTCTTACACAGCTTGGGAAGATACCTCCGGTAAAACTTCAATTGCCCGCTTAGAACGCTCGTATTCTAAAGTTCCTCGAACAGTTTGCCGAAACCGCAAATTTTATGGCACACCTGTTCAACAATAGTGAACGCTTTTATCCTTAATTTAGACGAAGCATTTTTTATAGTATAAAGATTTTGTGGTTAAAATCACTTATACTACATTTCACAGAGCCTGGGGGAATGATTTAGTGCAACAAGCCGGCAAACGGGCAATGTGGGATTTGTCGGTTAAGAAAGGTGGTTGGTCTACAAAACATGAAAACTTAACTCGCATATAAAGCTTTCTAAAATCCGCACTACAGTTGCAGACGTATGTTTGCAACCATTTCAATAAGCACAGTAAACAGAACCTTATATGAAAAAAATGAACATTATTGCTGATTCTGAATTTGGGGATTTTTTAGCAAAGAAACCTCTATATTATAAAATCATGACAGTTTCAGATTTTGAGAAAAATGATAATAACTATTCAAATCCATTAGATTTTAAAGACAAACCTTTCAAATTCAAATGTCCTATTGAAAAAGAAACTCAAACATTCAGAACGGAATTGTACTATAAGGATTCAATGTTTGATAGAAGTATCAATAACATGCTCAATTCTGATAAACTTCCAATTTATT contains these protein-coding regions:
- a CDS encoding AIPR family protein, which encodes MMLSDKTDYSDKVGRKNRAEVIVTNPQIINGGQTAYTLSIIYEECIKNSTTIDIFNNKEVLLKIITFSDENTLQSTLNGNRLKLIEDISIATNQQSPVTEADRRANDKVQVELQRAIFKEFGLYYERKRGEYEDGLRKGYIDSDEIIDRELFLRICLSAQNNPSVARRSGQGKLFNKNTFDDILPNISAYRKYVFVYKTYEKIPQISGSFGNAVSYRRYAVTSVIANKFTDDIKAETFDEVIERNLKMVLNKWLDFESFARNQKHNEGFFTSIFDSTTGQRIVEANWNGYYKGGSLIGDLNSFFKLGL